Proteins found in one Acidobacteriota bacterium genomic segment:
- a CDS encoding BatD family protein gives MNRIFLLLILLIASPVAAEVSIEGVPETVETGELFDFDLVLEGDDWSKAPEEIDASNVTIDGPPDQSTEYRRIDGEVERIRRYRYRAVAGDPGPAWIGPIVFNRGASAIRVHLNVMESSVRAGLAQRLAGPGPWLIARTEDTETWEGAQVIVSWDLVSEEAVTRTVVQEVPDTDGFLVEEIDPGDDRIERIAGKIYVVRSIKRLALVPLSAGEHDIGYVEVIVNLDRSGRWTDLFGARLPVSVRRRSRPLTISVAPRPPGARHLGKFEMECSRPTVSPAGPVVMDVRLRGEGNLRTVRPPAWNREIDALTRIEPGPVSWTWDGKVLGMSRNWRYLIFPKDSGAMDLSELTFSFFDTGMKTERTVSCRPHRIIAMASRTPPSAPDAGAEIGGEPPETRRVEGEGTRSAILIAGALALAAVLGLSLLIGSRRRSRLRRRIEKELLVAAGQSDSRQSVERVLVRHGLRPEDLEAGVGELEDTWRSVVSAIDERRREPWRADELSSLIAARLGELADEMSRR, from the coding sequence GTGAACCGGATCTTTCTGCTCCTGATTCTTCTGATCGCAAGTCCCGTCGCGGCCGAAGTTTCGATCGAGGGAGTTCCGGAGACCGTCGAAACGGGAGAGCTCTTCGACTTCGATCTCGTGCTCGAAGGGGATGACTGGTCGAAGGCCCCGGAAGAGATCGATGCTTCGAACGTCACAATCGATGGGCCGCCCGATCAGTCCACCGAGTATCGCCGGATCGACGGGGAAGTCGAGAGGATCAGGAGGTACCGTTATCGGGCCGTCGCCGGTGATCCGGGACCGGCCTGGATCGGGCCGATCGTGTTCAATCGCGGGGCTTCTGCGATCCGGGTCCACCTCAATGTCATGGAATCGAGCGTGCGCGCGGGGCTCGCACAGAGGCTCGCGGGGCCGGGTCCGTGGCTGATCGCCCGAACCGAGGACACCGAGACGTGGGAGGGAGCTCAGGTGATCGTCAGCTGGGATCTGGTCTCCGAGGAAGCAGTGACCCGTACGGTCGTGCAGGAAGTGCCCGATACTGACGGCTTTCTGGTCGAGGAGATCGATCCCGGCGACGATCGGATCGAGCGGATCGCCGGAAAAATCTACGTCGTTCGCTCGATCAAGAGGCTTGCTCTGGTCCCCCTCTCGGCCGGCGAGCACGATATCGGGTACGTCGAGGTGATTGTGAACCTCGATCGATCGGGGCGCTGGACCGACCTTTTCGGTGCGCGGCTTCCGGTTTCGGTCAGGCGGCGCTCCCGACCTCTGACCATCTCCGTTGCGCCCCGTCCGCCGGGCGCGCGGCACCTCGGAAAGTTCGAAATGGAGTGCTCGCGCCCGACCGTTTCGCCCGCGGGACCGGTCGTGATGGACGTGAGGCTGCGAGGGGAGGGAAACCTTCGGACCGTCCGTCCGCCAGCCTGGAACAGGGAGATCGATGCCCTCACACGGATCGAGCCCGGTCCGGTGAGCTGGACCTGGGACGGGAAGGTCCTCGGAATGAGCCGGAACTGGCGCTACCTGATCTTCCCGAAGGACTCCGGCGCGATGGATCTTTCCGAGCTCACGTTTTCGTTCTTCGATACCGGGATGAAGACGGAGCGAACGGTTTCCTGCAGGCCGCACAGGATCATCGCGATGGCCTCCCGAACGCCCCCCTCCGCGCCCGACGCCGGCGCGGAGATCGGCGGGGAGCCTCCGGAGACGCGGCGAGTCGAAGGCGAAGGAACGCGTTCAGCCATACTGATTGCCGGGGCGCTGGCACTCGCGGCGGTCCTCGGACTCTCTCTGCTGATCGGGAGCCGAAGACGGTCCCGCCTCAGGCGCCGGATCGAAAAGGAGCTCCTGGTTGCTGCCGGGCAGAGCGACTCGAGGCAGTCGGTCGAGCGGGTGCTCGTGCGGCACGGATTGAGACCCGAGGACCTCGAGGCCGGGGTAGGAGAGCTCGAGGACACGTGGCGATCGGTGGTTTCGGCGATCGACGAGAGGCGCCGGGAGCCGTGGAGAGCGGACGAGCTGTCCTCCCTGATCGCCGCACGCCTTGGCGAGCTCGCCGATGAGATGAGTCGCCGTTGA
- a CDS encoding MoxR family ATPase gives MVEQLDEQTMNERLAAAHERIVALRREISRAIVGQERLIDRLLVALLVRGHVLLEGVPGLAKTLLAKVLASSVEGTFKRIQFTPDLLPADLTGTLIFDPARGIFTPRLGPIFANIVLADEINRAPAKVQSGLLEAMQERQVTIGDATWALPDPFLVIATQNPIEQEGTYVLPEAQVDRFLMKVMVDYPEREQEEKMLAMYLDPASMEIDIRKILNLDDLEALMAMVSRVHVDERIIRYIVAIVSATRDPREGRIVRLREKIEFGASPRASIALAHAAKGFAFLQGRGYVVPEDVKDVAPDVIRHRLIPTYEAVAERMTPDMMIREILGAVPVP, from the coding sequence ATGGTCGAACAACTCGACGAGCAGACGATGAATGAGCGGTTGGCCGCTGCCCATGAGCGGATCGTCGCTCTCAGGAGGGAGATCTCTCGGGCGATCGTGGGCCAGGAGCGCCTGATCGATCGGCTTCTCGTGGCACTGCTGGTTCGCGGCCACGTGCTGCTCGAGGGGGTCCCGGGACTGGCCAAAACCCTGCTGGCGAAGGTTCTAGCATCGTCGGTCGAAGGGACGTTCAAGAGGATCCAGTTCACCCCGGACCTTCTGCCGGCCGATCTCACAGGAACCCTGATCTTCGACCCCGCGCGCGGCATCTTCACGCCGCGATTGGGGCCGATCTTCGCCAACATCGTTCTGGCCGACGAGATCAACCGGGCCCCGGCGAAGGTTCAGAGCGGTTTGCTCGAAGCGATGCAGGAGCGACAGGTGACCATCGGAGACGCCACATGGGCACTTCCCGATCCTTTTCTGGTCATCGCGACCCAGAACCCGATCGAACAGGAGGGGACGTACGTGCTTCCGGAAGCGCAGGTCGACCGCTTTCTGATGAAGGTAATGGTCGATTATCCGGAGCGGGAGCAGGAGGAGAAGATGCTGGCGATGTACCTCGATCCAGCGAGCATGGAGATCGACATCCGGAAGATCCTGAACCTCGACGATCTCGAAGCTCTCATGGCGATGGTCTCGCGAGTGCACGTCGACGAGCGGATCATCCGATACATCGTCGCCATCGTGTCCGCCACCAGGGACCCGCGGGAGGGACGGATTGTCCGGCTGCGGGAAAAGATCGAGTTCGGTGCTTCTCCACGCGCCTCGATCGCGCTGGCACACGCGGCGAAAGGGTTCGCATTCCTCCAGGGGAGAGGGTATGTGGTTCCGGAGGACGTCAAGGACGTCGCGCCGGATGTGATCCGGCATCGGTTGATTCCAACCTACGAAGCGGTTGCCGAGCGAATGACTCCCGACATGATGATCCGGGAGATTCTGGGGGCCGTACCGGTACCGTGA
- the lptB gene encoding LPS export ABC transporter ATP-binding protein: MTETATRPAPGGLEEHSLRDRLSTRNLLKIYRGRKVVRDVSIDIRKGEIVGLLGPNGAGKTTTFYMTVGLTRPDAGSVMLGREEITDLPMYLRAKRGISYLPQEPSIFRKLTVEQNLMAVFETRNMPAAERAQRTEQLLGEFGLTHIARNRAYSLSGGERRRCEIARSLAIDPAFILLDEPFAGIDPIAVYDIQKIVQGLCERGIGILITDHNVRETLRITDRAYIIKEGEIFRQGNPRTLSEDPEVRRIYLGEEFSLI, encoded by the coding sequence GTGACCGAAACCGCGACAAGACCCGCCCCAGGCGGCCTCGAAGAGCACTCGCTCCGCGACAGGCTCTCGACCCGGAATCTGCTCAAGATCTACCGGGGTCGAAAGGTCGTGCGGGACGTTTCGATCGACATCCGCAAGGGTGAGATCGTCGGACTCCTCGGCCCGAACGGGGCCGGCAAGACGACGACTTTTTACATGACGGTCGGATTGACCCGTCCCGACGCCGGAAGCGTAATGCTCGGCCGGGAGGAGATCACCGATCTTCCGATGTATCTCAGGGCGAAGCGGGGGATCAGCTATCTGCCGCAGGAGCCGTCCATTTTTCGGAAGCTGACGGTCGAGCAGAACCTGATGGCCGTTTTCGAGACGAGGAACATGCCGGCTGCCGAACGAGCTCAGCGCACCGAGCAACTCCTCGGGGAGTTCGGTCTGACCCACATCGCGCGAAACCGGGCCTATTCTTTGTCGGGAGGCGAACGGCGGCGATGCGAGATCGCCCGGAGCCTGGCGATCGATCCGGCATTCATCCTGCTGGATGAGCCTTTCGCGGGAATCGATCCAATCGCAGTCTACGACATCCAGAAGATCGTTCAGGGGTTGTGTGAGAGGGGGATCGGTATCCTCATCACCGACCACAACGTGCGCGAAACTTTAAGAATCACCGATCGCGCCTATATCATTAAGGAAGGAGAAATCTTCAGACAGGGCAATCCCCGAACGCTCTCCGAAGACCCGGAGGTCAGGCGGATTTACCTCGGCGAAGAGTTCAGTCTGATCTGA
- a CDS encoding DUF58 domain-containing protein, whose translation MKRFLDWFRRESPAPREDADARRLRHLELTTAKLIREGFTGQFHAAFHGRGIEFHQLRHYQPGDDIRTIDWNVTARSGVPHVKEFIEERDLTIMICLDTSGSMGFGSVDRRKIDVAVELVSVFAFAANHSRDRVGLVTFGDEIRAHLRPGRSTQHVQRLVRDAFGAGSRCHGGSDYAVLAEFLAATLKRQSIIILLTDLLGGSEPALRPVAFRHDLIITRILDPRERAFPSRGIAELEDAETGERIAVDLGRAGTSQLFAQVERSLEREAIRSATDVLNLSTVRPFDRDLIRFFESRIARSSRRIAS comes from the coding sequence GTGAAGCGATTTCTGGATTGGTTTCGGAGAGAGTCGCCCGCGCCGCGCGAAGATGCGGACGCAAGACGTCTGCGCCATCTGGAGCTGACGACTGCAAAGCTGATCAGGGAAGGTTTCACCGGTCAGTTTCATGCGGCATTTCACGGACGCGGCATCGAGTTCCATCAGTTGAGGCACTATCAGCCGGGTGATGACATTCGAACGATCGACTGGAACGTGACGGCACGGAGCGGAGTACCCCATGTCAAGGAGTTCATCGAGGAGCGGGATCTGACCATCATGATCTGTCTCGACACTTCAGGCTCGATGGGATTCGGTTCGGTCGACCGACGGAAGATCGACGTCGCGGTCGAGCTGGTGTCGGTGTTCGCCTTCGCCGCGAATCACAGCCGCGACCGGGTCGGTCTGGTCACGTTCGGTGACGAGATCCGCGCCCATCTTCGTCCGGGCCGCTCGACGCAGCACGTCCAGCGATTGGTGCGTGACGCGTTCGGCGCCGGATCGCGGTGTCATGGAGGATCCGACTATGCCGTACTGGCCGAGTTTCTCGCAGCAACGCTGAAGCGCCAGTCGATCATCATCCTCCTGACGGATCTCCTCGGAGGAAGCGAACCGGCGCTCCGCCCGGTCGCCTTCCGGCACGATCTGATCATCACGAGGATTCTCGATCCTCGCGAGCGCGCTTTTCCGTCGCGTGGTATCGCGGAGCTCGAGGATGCCGAAACCGGGGAGCGCATCGCCGTCGATCTCGGCAGAGCGGGCACCTCGCAGCTGTTCGCCCAGGTGGAGCGCTCGCTCGAACGGGAGGCAATCCGGTCCGCAACCGACGTCCTCAATCTGTCGACCGTCCGTCCCTTCGATCGGGATCTGATTCGTTTCTTCGAGAGCAGGATCGCCAGATCCTCGAGGAGGATCGCATCCTGA
- a CDS encoding acetyl-CoA C-acetyltransferase has translation MKTAERKEVVILDGARTAMAEYGGHFTEITALDLGAHAASAAMKRSGVEPSEIDHVIVGNALQTSGDAIYGARHVGLKAGVPKEVPALTVNRLCGSGIQSIVSATEQILLDEAETVLAGGMENMSQAPHVIRGARTGFRLGQGQLEDSLMVALLDTYCGFYMAQTSDNLSRKYEISREAQDEYAIRSQERAAEAAKAGKFDEEIEPIEVGRKKTVVDKDDHMRPDTTLEGLRKLKPAFSQDGFVTAGNASGIVDGAAMVVVTTGDGARAAGKKPLGRIVSWGIAGCDPAIMGIGPVPAIGSALDRAGMKLDEIDLIEINEAFAGQILAVVKELGIDEEKLNVNGGAIALGHPLGATGTRLVYTLLKELRRAGKQYGLASACIGGGQGIAMVVEAV, from the coding sequence TTGAAAACCGCAGAGCGAAAAGAAGTCGTCATTCTCGACGGCGCCCGAACCGCGATGGCGGAGTACGGCGGCCATTTCACCGAAATCACCGCTCTCGACCTCGGCGCTCACGCCGCCTCGGCTGCCATGAAGCGAAGCGGAGTCGAGCCCTCGGAGATCGATCACGTCATCGTCGGCAATGCGCTGCAGACCTCCGGCGATGCGATCTACGGAGCACGCCACGTGGGCCTAAAGGCAGGCGTGCCGAAGGAAGTTCCGGCTCTGACCGTCAATCGTCTCTGCGGCAGCGGCATCCAGTCGATCGTCTCGGCCACCGAGCAGATCCTGCTCGATGAGGCCGAAACCGTGCTCGCGGGCGGAATGGAGAACATGTCGCAGGCTCCGCACGTCATCCGCGGCGCCCGCACCGGATTCCGACTGGGCCAGGGACAGCTCGAAGATTCGTTGATGGTCGCCCTGCTCGACACCTACTGCGGCTTCTACATGGCGCAAACCTCGGACAACCTCTCGCGAAAGTACGAGATCTCGCGGGAAGCCCAGGACGAGTACGCCATCCGCAGCCAGGAGCGCGCTGCCGAAGCTGCGAAGGCCGGAAAGTTCGACGAGGAGATCGAGCCGATCGAAGTCGGCAGGAAGAAAACCGTCGTCGACAAGGACGACCACATGCGTCCGGATACGACCTTGGAGGGCCTCCGGAAGCTCAAGCCGGCGTTTTCCCAGGACGGTTTCGTCACCGCCGGAAACGCCAGCGGTATCGTCGACGGTGCTGCGATGGTCGTGGTGACGACGGGGGATGGTGCGAGGGCGGCCGGAAAGAAACCGCTCGGCCGGATCGTCTCATGGGGGATCGCCGGCTGCGATCCCGCGATCATGGGGATCGGACCAGTGCCCGCGATCGGAAGCGCGCTCGACCGCGCGGGAATGAAGCTCGACGAGATCGATCTGATCGAGATCAATGAGGCCTTCGCCGGCCAGATCCTCGCCGTCGTCAAAGAGCTCGGCATCGACGAAGAGAAACTCAACGTCAACGGCGGCGCGATTGCGCTGGGGCATCCGCTGGGGGCGACCGGGACCCGGCTCGTCTATACGCTTCTCAAGGAGCTTCGCAGAGCTGGTAAGCAGTACGGCCTGGCCTCCGCCTGCATCGGCGGTGGGCAGGGAATCGCGATGGTGGTCGAAGCCGTGTAG
- a CDS encoding VWA domain-containing protein: MDPDTQLTFARPELLALIPLALVLGIVGYWMEQQRRRRANRFQSERLRGVGLPARAAAPWLWSLAVVSALVAIAGPRYGMVEMPTMTSTQSTVIVLDVSNSMLVEDVGAPRLSVAKAIMNEVLNRIGGRVGLVVFEGSAETLAPITDDHAAVRLMLESIGTGELVTSGSSIGLALTTALDLFERAGTDSGMMILVSDGENRGGTVDRALETARQRNVRIHTVLVGTLAGGPIPADDGNLRDDDGRIVVSRARPEDLRKIAAETGGSYFENPFNESGVRGIASTIGRGGTAEDDATVAVPADRYQLPLGIALLFFLLSSFVRRGAE, translated from the coding sequence ATGGATCCGGATACCCAGCTGACCTTTGCCAGACCGGAGCTTCTGGCTCTGATTCCGCTCGCGCTCGTCCTCGGGATCGTCGGGTACTGGATGGAGCAGCAGAGACGCCGGCGGGCGAACCGGTTTCAGTCGGAGCGCCTTCGTGGTGTCGGTCTTCCGGCGCGCGCAGCGGCGCCCTGGCTCTGGAGTCTCGCCGTCGTTTCCGCGCTCGTAGCGATAGCCGGGCCGAGATACGGAATGGTCGAGATGCCGACGATGACGTCGACTCAGTCGACGGTGATCGTTCTGGATGTTTCGAACAGCATGCTGGTCGAAGACGTCGGTGCCCCGCGACTGTCAGTCGCAAAAGCGATCATGAACGAGGTTCTCAATCGCATCGGAGGGCGCGTCGGGCTGGTCGTTTTCGAGGGGAGCGCCGAGACCCTCGCACCGATCACGGACGATCATGCTGCGGTCCGCCTCATGCTCGAGTCGATCGGCACCGGGGAGCTGGTCACATCGGGGTCGAGCATCGGGCTCGCGCTCACCACCGCGCTCGACCTCTTCGAGCGCGCCGGGACGGATTCCGGAATGATGATACTGGTCAGCGACGGCGAGAACCGCGGTGGAACCGTCGATCGCGCGCTGGAAACAGCTCGCCAGCGAAACGTGCGGATCCACACCGTGCTGGTCGGCACTCTCGCAGGTGGCCCGATCCCTGCCGATGATGGGAACCTCCGGGATGATGACGGCAGGATCGTCGTCAGCCGGGCACGTCCGGAGGACCTCCGGAAGATCGCGGCGGAAACGGGCGGGTCGTATTTCGAGAATCCCTTCAACGAGAGCGGTGTGCGCGGGATCGCCAGCACCATCGGACGAGGCGGCACCGCCGAGGATGACGCTACCGTCGCGGTTCCGGCCGATCGGTATCAGCTTCCGCTCGGCATTGCTCTCCTCTTCTTTCTTCTCTCCTCTTTCGTCAGGAGGGGTGCGGAATGA
- a CDS encoding VWA domain-containing protein: MSTQWADPLWFGVVLLLVLRVWLAIGDTRRGRFAFRFSSLQLVDTARAKAGPTRWIPFTLELAGLILVIIALARPQWVETSENQREGIDIAIVLDASGSMAAEDFRPDNRFAVARRLVSEFIDQRTDDRIGIVTFGSRAATRAPVSFDRDIARMSLAAAQIGENGDGTAIGQAVATAVNRLRPSKTESRVIILLTDGVNNSGTVDPNTAAELAAALGIRVYTIGVGSLGPVPVPVRFQDPFTNQIRTRYQYIRADLDEEILKRMAEVTGGHYFRATDSEALEAVLDRIDELERSELEAPEHYRVEDRYFRPLTWGLALLFISALSGNTLWIRIPS; the protein is encoded by the coding sequence ATGAGCACCCAGTGGGCTGATCCGCTCTGGTTCGGGGTCGTGCTGTTGCTGGTTCTGCGAGTGTGGCTGGCGATCGGGGACACGCGCCGGGGTCGCTTCGCATTCCGCTTCTCATCGCTGCAGCTCGTCGACACCGCGCGAGCGAAAGCAGGACCGACTCGATGGATCCCTTTCACGCTCGAGCTCGCGGGCTTGATCCTCGTGATCATCGCACTGGCCAGACCCCAATGGGTCGAGACGTCGGAGAACCAGCGGGAGGGAATCGACATCGCGATTGTCCTCGATGCATCCGGCAGTATGGCGGCGGAGGACTTCCGCCCCGACAACCGATTCGCCGTCGCCCGGCGCCTCGTGTCGGAGTTCATCGACCAGCGCACCGATGACCGTATCGGGATCGTCACGTTCGGTTCCAGAGCGGCCACACGAGCGCCCGTCTCGTTCGATCGCGACATCGCGAGAATGAGCCTGGCGGCAGCACAGATCGGCGAGAACGGGGACGGTACGGCGATCGGCCAGGCGGTCGCGACGGCCGTGAATCGACTCAGACCCTCGAAAACCGAGTCACGCGTCATCATTCTCCTGACCGATGGCGTGAACAACTCCGGCACGGTCGATCCCAACACCGCTGCGGAGCTCGCCGCCGCGCTGGGAATCCGCGTCTATACGATCGGGGTGGGGAGTCTCGGACCCGTGCCGGTTCCGGTGAGATTCCAGGATCCCTTCACTAATCAGATTCGAACGCGCTATCAGTACATCCGGGCGGATCTCGACGAGGAAATACTGAAGCGTATGGCGGAAGTCACGGGAGGACACTACTTCCGTGCCACGGATTCGGAGGCGCTCGAGGCGGTGCTCGATCGGATTGACGAGCTCGAACGCTCCGAGCTCGAAGCTCCGGAACATTACCGGGTCGAGGATCGCTATTTCCGGCCGCTCACCTGGGGCCTTGCTCTCCTTTTCATTTCAGCACTCAGCGGGAACACACTATGGATCCGGATACCCAGCTGA
- the rsmA gene encoding 16S rRNA (adenine(1518)-N(6)/adenine(1519)-N(6))-dimethyltransferase RsmA — protein sequence MNGPSNHTPQKRWGQNFLQDRRAIDRIAHAIDPEPRAVVLEIGPGKGALTEALLDRGLSVTALEIDPDLVAWLRSKFEGRDLEVVEADAVEAPLPPGAFHAFGNLPYNVANPIIARIVRHPGFLSAAFMVQKDVAERYVSPPGRKSYGYLTVATKIHADCELVLELGPGAFRPQPKVRSAVVRFERAEPDLMTPADALEELISAAFRMRRKTLINNILAGFEGPSRQAIESALGDAGIEPAARAESLTLDDFDRLAVALGLGKAPSR from the coding sequence GTGAACGGGCCATCGAATCACACGCCACAGAAACGTTGGGGGCAGAATTTTCTCCAGGATCGGCGGGCGATAGACCGTATCGCCCATGCGATCGATCCCGAGCCGCGGGCGGTCGTGCTCGAGATCGGACCTGGAAAGGGTGCTCTGACGGAAGCGCTGCTCGATCGAGGCTTGTCCGTCACGGCTCTCGAGATCGATCCGGATCTGGTGGCCTGGCTTCGCTCGAAGTTCGAGGGGCGGGATCTCGAGGTCGTCGAGGCCGACGCCGTCGAGGCACCGCTCCCGCCGGGAGCGTTCCACGCCTTCGGAAACCTCCCTTACAACGTCGCCAACCCGATCATCGCGCGGATCGTTCGCCACCCCGGTTTTCTCAGCGCTGCCTTCATGGTTCAGAAGGACGTGGCCGAACGCTACGTCTCCCCCCCTGGCCGCAAGAGCTACGGGTACCTGACCGTCGCGACGAAGATTCACGCGGACTGCGAGCTCGTCCTCGAGCTCGGACCGGGGGCGTTCCGTCCCCAGCCGAAGGTGAGAAGCGCGGTTGTTCGATTCGAGCGTGCGGAGCCCGACCTGATGACTCCTGCAGATGCACTCGAGGAGCTGATCTCCGCAGCTTTCCGGATGCGAAGAAAGACGCTTATCAACAACATCCTGGCGGGATTCGAGGGGCCGTCGCGCCAGGCGATCGAGAGCGCCCTCGGAGACGCGGGAATCGAGCCGGCCGCCCGGGCCGAATCGCTCACGCTCGACGACTTCGACCGGCTGGCTGTGGCTCTCGGCCTGGGGAAAGCGCCCAGCCGCTGA